The genomic stretch ATGATGttgttttcttctctctttctgtTCTCATCACTGAGAGGAATTTTCATCATACGGTATGCCATGCTCCTAAACGCTGCTGTTTTATGAACTTTAGGGTTGTGTGCATTACCTTTGATATAATTCCCTGTATCAGTAGGTTTTCTGTAAATGTCGAACTCGATCTTATTATTTGATCTATCCAATAAAAGGTCAAGAAACGGTAATTTTtggtctttttcttcttctattgtgAATTCAATAGATTCCTCGAGGTGGTTTAAATACTCTAAGGCCAAGGTTTGCTGCCCTTTCTTTATTTTGGATAGTACATCATCAACGTACCTACGCCATAACAAAAACATATCTGGCCGAAAAACTATCCTCTCGATTTCCAAGTTACTCATAAACAAGTCCGACAAAAATGGTGAGATCGGGTTCCCCATGAATAGGCCACTTACTTGTCTGTACATTTTGTTGTTAAATCTGAACGCTGTTTGACTGGTACAAATTTCTGTCAATCTTAAAAACTCTTTTACTTTTTGCTTCATTAAACCACTATTTTTTAACCACTTGCTCAACAGCTGAAGTGCTTTATCCACTGGCACACTGGGAAA from Vigna radiata var. radiata cultivar VC1973A unplaced genomic scaffold, Vradiata_ver6 scaffold_2566, whole genome shotgun sequence encodes the following:
- the LOC106779522 gene encoding uncharacterized protein LOC106779522, translating into MYGLPKLHKPGKDIRPIINCRDCPFYKLSKWLLNRFKALEAYETRSVKNSIELAKTLENEEVQDDEVLVSFDVKSLFPSVPVDKALQLLSKWLKNSGLMKQKVKEFLRLTEICTSQTAFRFNNKMYRQVSGLFMGNPISPFLSDLFMSNLEIERIVFRPDMFLLWRRYVDDVLSKIKKGQQTLALEYLNHLEESIEFTIEEEKDQKLPFLDLLLDRSNNKIEFDIYRKPTDTGNYIKGNAHNPKVHKTAAFRSMAYRMMKIPLSDENRKREENNIISIAKKNHFQEEEIRQVINKVKRKVRMNNLTTLKGETKDK